The Bacteroidia bacterium genomic interval GACTTTATCTGGGCGAAAAATTCCAGCTGAACCGATGAAACTACTAGTACACAAAATCGCAAGTTGGGTACTCAAGCGGCGGATGGAGCAGATTGAAAATTTTTCGAGGCACCCACACAAAACTCAGGACATGGTCCTTTCCAGGCTTATTCAAAAAGGAAGAGAGACTGAATGGGGCAAGACCTATGGTTATAAGAACATCCATTCCATAGAGAATTTTCGGTCCCAGGTACCTATCAGTTCCTATGAAGACCTGCATCCCTGGATAGAAAGAGCATTCAAAGGAGAATCCCATGTGCTTTGGCCAGGGAAAACCCAGCAGTTTGCAAAATCTTCAGGTACCACAAATGATAAGAGTAAATACATTCCTGTCAGTTTAGAATCCATGGATGATTCTCATATCAAAGCGGGTCAGGATATGCTTTGTATGTACTTTACCAATAAGCCGGAAAGTAAACTCTTTGCAGGTAAAACCCTCTCTATTGGAGGAAGTCATCAAACACATAGCGAATATGGGGATGTGATAAGCGGAGACCTCAGTGCTTTGATCGTAGAGAATGTTCCTCGCTTCTATGAGTTATGTAGAGCTCCCAGCAAATCCGTCGCACTTATGGATAACTGGGAGGAGAAACTCCCTCGGATGGCGGAGGAAATTATAGATGACGATATTACAGGAATAGCCGGAGTTCCTACCTGGACCCTCGTTTTGATCCACAAATTGATGGAGATGCGAGGCACCGACAATCTCCTCGATATCTGGCCAAATCTTGAACTCTACCTGCATGGAGGAGTCAACTTTGATCCCTACCGGGAGCAGTTCAAATCCCTGATCCCCAGTGATCAAATGAGTTATCTCAATTGTTACAATGCTTCCGAAGGCTTTTTTGCTGTGCAAAATGAATTGGAAGCAGATGATATGCTCCTATTGCTGGATTATGGGATTTACTTCGAATTTGTCCCTGCAGAAAATATCCACGAGGATCACCCAAAGGCATATTCTCTGGATGAAGTTGAGTTAGGGAGAAACTATGCCATGATCATCAGTACCAATGGTGGCCTCTGGCGCTACAACATCGGAGATACCATTTGCTTTACCTCGAAAGATCCCTTCAAGATTCGGGTAACAGGCAGAACCAAGCATTTTATCAATGCCTTTGGAGAAGAACTCATGGTAGACAATGCCGAAAGAGCCATAACCAAAGCAGCTAGAGAGACAGAGGCTATTGTAGGAGACTATACAGCTGCGCCGATCTATTTTGAAGGCCTAAACAAAGGAGGGCACGAATGGCTCATAGAATTTGAAAAGGAACCTACGGATATAAACAGCTTCACCCATATTATGGATGAAACCCTCAAAAGCCTGAATTCAGATTATGAGGCAAAACGAAAAGGCAATCTCGCTCTGGGATTCCCTTTACTGAGGGTCATGCCTAAAGGGACTTTTCATCACTGGATGAAAAAGCGCGGGAAGCTGGGAGGCCAGAATAAAGTTCCCAGACTCGCCAATAACCGTAAATATGTTGAGGATATTCTGAATATGCTTTCCGTCAGGAAATAAGCTTATTCGACTGTAGCTATCAGACTTCTACCCGCTTTGGTTTTATCTCCCAATTTCACCTGAACCTTGCAGGAAACAGGCATCAGGATATCTATCCTTGAACCAAAGCGTATAAAGCCGTATTCAGCCCCTTGCTCTACTTCCTGGCCCTCTTCTACATACCACTTGATCCTTCTTGCCAGAAAACCTGCAATCTGTTTGTAGGCCACTGCTACGCGATTATTTTCCGTAACGACATAGGTCTGTTCATTGAGGCTGGAGGATTTTGGATTAAAGGCCATGAGGTATTTTCCCGGAAAGTATTTCAGGAAACGAATCTTCCCTCCAATGGGATTGCGATTCACATGGACATTGAGGGGAGACATAAAGATGCTCACCTGCAGCACCTTCCCTTTAAAATAAACCTGATCCTCTACCTCTTCAATAACAACTACCTCTCCATCGCAGGGCGCGAGGATATGAGAATCATTGGTCGGGATATCAAATTCAGGATTTCGAAAAAAGTTAACCACCAGAAAGCCAAGCACAGACCCCAATACCAGGAAAACATGTCCCAGAATAGGATGCATAACATATGCAGTTGAGATTAAAAGACTGATAATTAAAAGGCTTACAGGGATGATCCTTCTTCCTTCTTTGTGTAATTTTAGGCGCATAGAATCCGTTTGAAGTTCAAATATATACAAAGGATTCTCAATTATCATTGGAAAAGATCGTTTATCATGAAAGTAGAACACATCGGTATAGCTGTAAAGAGCCTGAAAGACGCAGACAAGTTATTCGAAGAGTTGTTAGGAATTGCCCCTTATAAACAGGAAAAGGTTGAAAGCGAATCAGTAACAACGAGTTTTTTTCAGCTGGGAGAAAGTAAAATCGAATTGCTGGAATCGGATAAGGAAGACTCGGCTATAGGAAAGTTTATTGCAAGAAAAGGAGAGGGAATCCATCATATAGCCTTTGAAGTGGAGGATATTTATGCGGAAATGGAGCGATTGAGAGGGCTGGGCTACAGATTATTAAATGAAGAGCCAAAGAAAGGGGCAGACAACAAAATGATCTGTTTTATTCATCCTAAAGACTGTTCCGGTGTTCTGGTTGAATTATGTCAGGAAATTAAATAGGTAAGAAAGAAGGACTTATTGTAATTACATCACTTAGCAGAAACATTAGGAATTGCTAGATTTGCAGAAGTCTGTTAGTTACTATGGATCGATATATCGCCTTTTCAAAAATATTCATATTCGGAGTACTTTTCATTGCCTTGCAGGGAGTACTTCAGGCTCAGGACCAAAATGCTGTTGCGGAGATACTGAGAAAATACAATATCAATCCAACGGAAATTCCCGCGGAAAACCTCACCCAAATTGAAGCACGTGTCCAAAGTCTCCAGGAAGCCGGAAGCTCTGAAGAAGAGATCATCGCTGCTCTCAGGAGCGAAGGCCTGATCCCTGCAGTTTCTCAAGCCTCAGATAGCAGCCAGACTCTCAGTCCGGTAACTCCACCTATTCTAGATAGCATAAAGGAAGAAAAGCAGGAAGTTATTCAGGTTAAACCTCTACCAAAACCGAGTCAGCCAGAGAAAGAAGCGGTCAACCAAATCTTCGGTCATGAAATTTTTCACGACACTACGGGTGCCTTTATCCGAGCCATACCTAGCACTCCTCCTGAAAACTATATCATTGGGACAGGGGATGCTTTCAATGTTACCATTTGGGGCTGTAGTGAATTATCAGAAAGCTTAATCGTTGAAGAAGACGGCTCCGTATCTCGTAAGTATCTGGGTAAAGTATATCTGGCCGGCCTGAAATATGCGCAGGCACAAAAGGTTCTTTTGGATAAATACCGACGTTATTTTGCCTCCTGTTCCCAGGTAGAGATATTTATGGGGAGAAGTAAGCGAACAATCACCGTCAATATTGCAGGAGAAGTAGAACGCCCTGGGGCCTATGTAATCAATGCAGCAACTCCGGCCTTCAATGCTTTGTTTGAAGCAGGAGGAGTTAAGGAAAAAGGAAGTGTCAGAAATATCTATATCAAGAGAAATGGCAAAACCGTACAGATTGTTGACATCTATGAATATCTCATAGGAGGAGAAGACAAACCATTATTCCTGCAAAACAATGATTTTCTCTTTGTACCCGTTCAGGATAAAATTGTCAGAATTTCTGGAGCTGTTGAAAGAGAGGGCCTCTATGAACTCAGAGAAGACGAGCAACTCAAATCGCTCATACTCTTTTCCGGAGGATTGAGTTTTTTCGCCAGAAAAGAGAGAGCCCGTATAGATCGTTTTGAATTGGGAGAAAAGAATGTATTCACCTTTGAACTGGAAAAACATCTGGGAACCAATACTCCCGATTATCCGCTGGTAGAAGGGGATGAAGTATTTATCCGTTCTCAAAATCTTAGGTTGAGAAACTATGTAGGCGTAAGAGGAAGTGTGCGTTTTCCCGACAATTATCAGTTTCAGGCCGGAGATAGAATCTCAGACCTACTGGATCGCTCGGGAGGGCTGGAAGAAGATGCCCTGGTCGGACAGGCCTATATCATGCGTAGCCAGATCGGCACCTACAATCTGAGATATATTCCCATAGATATGCCTCAGGTTGTAGCCAAAAACCCTAACGCAAATATTCCCTTACAAAACCGCGACATCCTCTATGTATTTTCGAATGAATTGCTTGAGGATAAACCTATGATTGCGATAGGAGGAGAGGTGAGGAGTCCCGGCGTATTTGAGAATGCCAACGATCTCAATCTTAAGACCCTCCTTTATCTGGCAAATGGACCTAAAATCAGCGCAAATATTCACAATATCGAGTTGATGTTAGTACCAGAGATTTCAGATTTACATCCTACTAAGATAAAGCCCCACATAGATCAGTATGATCCTTCCCTGGAAACCTACAGAAACAAAGTACAATATTCTTTACGGATAAGCATAGGAGAAAATTGGCAAAACAATAGCCAGTTGGATTCGATCTTTTTGCGGCCTTTCAATCGCATCCATATTTACTCCAAATATGAATTCATGCAGTTTGAACAGGTCAGCATAGAAGGATCCGTAAATGCACCCGGAACCTACCGCCTTATGGAGGGCATGGACCTAAAAGATCTGATCTATCAGGCCAAGGGAGTTACTGCGGGATCCGATCGCTTTGAAGTTGAGCTGCATAGTAAAGTAGCGATTTCTGAAAAAGGACTTTATGGAACAAAACCCACGGACAAACAAATCGTGCGCTTTTCTATTGATCGTAACTGGGAATCAGAAGAAGCCCTTGAAAATGTAAGTCTGGATGGGATTGAAAGAGTAATTCTTATCTCAGAAAATACCTTCGCTGAAAATACCTACATACAAATAAAAGGAGAGATAAGAAATCCTGGCCAATATCTATTGGTCCCCAATATGACCCTCAAAGACCTGATCTATCAGGCAGGAGGCCTAAAGCTCTTTGCCGATTTCCAAAATATTGAACTCACACGGATTATCGAATTGGAAGAGGATGGAAATATCATTCCTACCCCTATCGTACAACAAACTATAAGTGTAAATCAGGATTGGCAAAATGATCCCAGCCTGGCAGAAGTGGAAATCAATGCTTTCGATCAAATCTTCGTTCGAAAAAATCCCGATTTCGAAGTCCAGGAAAGTGTATACCTCGAAGGAGAAGTAGTAAGTCCGGGCGAATACAATAAAATTAGAAAATTCGAGCGGGTCAGTTCTTTGGTAAAAAGAGCCAATGGACCGACTGATCTCGCTGATATTGAAGGGGCTCAAATTTTTAGAGAGGGGATCAATGGTCCGATATCTCTAAAACTCAAAAAAGCCCTGTCAAATCCGGGTGGGAAATTTGACGTCCCCCTACTTGCAGGAGACAAATTACTGATTCCCCCACTTCAGAATACAGTTACCATTTCGGGTAATGTCCTGAGACCCGGGATCACAGTTATGTATGAGAAAGGCAAAACTCGCTATAAGTATTATGTAAAGAAATATGCAGGTGGTTATGCCAAACGAACCTTGAAACGAGAGAATACAATTGCCTATGCTGATGGAAGTGTAAGAGGGACCGGGCGTTTCTTCTGGAAAAAGTTTTATCCAAAAGTAAGACAGGGTTCAACCATAGTTGTAGCTTCCAAACCAGAGAAAAAGAAAAAAGATAAAGAAGGAGAAAACAGATTCAAGATCAATACGCAGGAACTCATTGCAACCCTGACGGCTTTATTGACCTTCGCTGTTCT includes:
- a CDS encoding GH3 auxin-responsive promoter family protein, giving the protein MKLLVHKIASWVLKRRMEQIENFSRHPHKTQDMVLSRLIQKGRETEWGKTYGYKNIHSIENFRSQVPISSYEDLHPWIERAFKGESHVLWPGKTQQFAKSSGTTNDKSKYIPVSLESMDDSHIKAGQDMLCMYFTNKPESKLFAGKTLSIGGSHQTHSEYGDVISGDLSALIVENVPRFYELCRAPSKSVALMDNWEEKLPRMAEEIIDDDITGIAGVPTWTLVLIHKLMEMRGTDNLLDIWPNLELYLHGGVNFDPYREQFKSLIPSDQMSYLNCYNASEGFFAVQNELEADDMLLLLDYGIYFEFVPAENIHEDHPKAYSLDEVELGRNYAMIISTNGGLWRYNIGDTICFTSKDPFKIRVTGRTKHFINAFGEELMVDNAERAITKAARETEAIVGDYTAAPIYFEGLNKGGHEWLIEFEKEPTDINSFTHIMDETLKSLNSDYEAKRKGNLALGFPLLRVMPKGTFHHWMKKRGKLGGQNKVPRLANNRKYVEDILNMLSVRK
- a CDS encoding phosphatidylserine decarboxylase family protein, yielding MRLKLHKEGRRIIPVSLLIISLLISTAYVMHPILGHVFLVLGSVLGFLVVNFFRNPEFDIPTNDSHILAPCDGEVVVIEEVEDQVYFKGKVLQVSIFMSPLNVHVNRNPIGGKIRFLKYFPGKYLMAFNPKSSSLNEQTYVVTENNRVAVAYKQIAGFLARRIKWYVEEGQEVEQGAEYGFIRFGSRIDILMPVSCKVQVKLGDKTKAGRSLIATVE
- a CDS encoding SLBB domain-containing protein, whose product is MDRYIAFSKIFIFGVLFIALQGVLQAQDQNAVAEILRKYNINPTEIPAENLTQIEARVQSLQEAGSSEEEIIAALRSEGLIPAVSQASDSSQTLSPVTPPILDSIKEEKQEVIQVKPLPKPSQPEKEAVNQIFGHEIFHDTTGAFIRAIPSTPPENYIIGTGDAFNVTIWGCSELSESLIVEEDGSVSRKYLGKVYLAGLKYAQAQKVLLDKYRRYFASCSQVEIFMGRSKRTITVNIAGEVERPGAYVINAATPAFNALFEAGGVKEKGSVRNIYIKRNGKTVQIVDIYEYLIGGEDKPLFLQNNDFLFVPVQDKIVRISGAVEREGLYELREDEQLKSLILFSGGLSFFARKERARIDRFELGEKNVFTFELEKHLGTNTPDYPLVEGDEVFIRSQNLRLRNYVGVRGSVRFPDNYQFQAGDRISDLLDRSGGLEEDALVGQAYIMRSQIGTYNLRYIPIDMPQVVAKNPNANIPLQNRDILYVFSNELLEDKPMIAIGGEVRSPGVFENANDLNLKTLLYLANGPKISANIHNIELMLVPEISDLHPTKIKPHIDQYDPSLETYRNKVQYSLRISIGENWQNNSQLDSIFLRPFNRIHIYSKYEFMQFEQVSIEGSVNAPGTYRLMEGMDLKDLIYQAKGVTAGSDRFEVELHSKVAISEKGLYGTKPTDKQIVRFSIDRNWESEEALENVSLDGIERVILISENTFAENTYIQIKGEIRNPGQYLLVPNMTLKDLIYQAGGLKLFADFQNIELTRIIELEEDGNIIPTPIVQQTISVNQDWQNDPSLAEVEINAFDQIFVRKNPDFEVQESVYLEGEVVSPGEYNKIRKFERVSSLVKRANGPTDLADIEGAQIFREGINGPISLKLKKALSNPGGKFDVPLLAGDKLLIPPLQNTVTISGNVLRPGITVMYEKGKTRYKYYVKKYAGGYAKRTLKRENTIAYADGSVRGTGRFFWKKFYPKVRQGSTIVVASKPEKKKKDKEGENRFKINTQELIATLTALLTFAVLLRNTANN
- the mce gene encoding methylmalonyl-CoA epimerase, yielding MKVEHIGIAVKSLKDADKLFEELLGIAPYKQEKVESESVTTSFFQLGESKIELLESDKEDSAIGKFIARKGEGIHHIAFEVEDIYAEMERLRGLGYRLLNEEPKKGADNKMICFIHPKDCSGVLVELCQEIK